Proteins co-encoded in one alpha proteobacterium HIMB5 genomic window:
- a CDS encoding DNA ligase (NAD+) (PFAM: NAD-dependent DNA ligase OB-fold domain; NAD-dependent DNA ligase adenylation domain; NAD-dependent DNA ligase C4 zinc finger domain; BRCA1 C Terminus (BRCT) domain~TIGRFAM: DNA ligase, NAD-dependent), whose protein sequence is MDEKQIKKEYSKKIKILEKHNESYYDKNSPNISDSDYDTLKKEIINLEKKHKFLNHKNSPSKVVGFKPSKIFKKIQHKVPMLSLSNAFDEDDLINFEKKIKNYLNLENNYQIEYSTEPKIDGISASLTYVNGKLVQGLSRGDGREGEDITQNLLTIHDIPKQINSINFPKEIDIRGEVFIKNNDFKKLSLKFANPRNAASGSLRQKDPSSTSKIPLKFIAYTYGFEDGLKSKNQTDFIKKLDEWGFKTNPYNKKISGIKNLMLNHRSLENDRSDLEFDIDGLVYKVNDFKLQKRLGFVANAPRWAIAHKFAANSATSKILNIEIQVGRTGALTPVAKIKPVNIGGVVVSNATLHNEDEINRKDIRVNDTVIIERAGDVIPHVVSVDTSKRPSTSINFEFPKKCPSCGSETVKEFNNTTKKKDAVRRCTSQGFDCEKMSIEKLKHFVSKEAFNIDGFGKKIVEDFWSKKIIRYPQDIFNLNFNIIKNLEGWGNLSVSNLKYSIDMKRTIDLDRFIFSLGIRHIGLENSKLIASHIKKPQKFFEFSKQNKINELLNLDGIGQTQIDSLEMFFKNTTNIKILDELKKVLKINPVKSKITNGKLINKSFLITGKLVGISRSEAKSLIENNSGKILSNVNKKLDFLITGEKPTPKKVNLAEELNIKIITQDEFKKMLD, encoded by the coding sequence ATGGATGAAAAACAAATTAAAAAAGAATATTCAAAAAAGATAAAAATCTTAGAAAAACATAATGAGTCTTATTATGATAAAAATTCACCAAATATCAGTGACTCAGACTATGATACTCTTAAAAAAGAGATCATCAATTTAGAGAAAAAACATAAATTTTTAAATCATAAAAATTCACCTTCTAAAGTAGTAGGATTTAAACCCTCAAAAATTTTTAAAAAGATCCAACATAAAGTTCCTATGCTCTCTTTATCAAATGCATTTGATGAAGATGATTTAATTAATTTTGAAAAAAAAATTAAAAATTACTTGAATTTAGAAAATAATTATCAAATTGAATATTCTACAGAGCCAAAAATAGATGGTATCTCAGCATCTTTAACTTATGTAAATGGGAAATTAGTTCAGGGTTTATCTAGAGGTGATGGAAGAGAAGGGGAAGACATTACTCAAAACTTATTAACAATTCATGATATTCCAAAACAAATAAATTCAATAAATTTTCCAAAAGAAATTGATATTAGAGGAGAGGTATTCATAAAAAATAATGATTTTAAGAAATTAAGCTTAAAGTTTGCAAATCCAAGAAATGCTGCTTCAGGTTCTTTAAGACAGAAAGATCCAAGTTCTACTTCAAAAATACCTTTAAAATTTATAGCCTACACTTATGGTTTTGAAGATGGATTGAAATCAAAAAATCAAACTGATTTTATTAAGAAATTAGATGAATGGGGTTTCAAGACTAATCCTTATAACAAAAAAATCTCAGGTATAAAAAATTTAATGTTAAATCATAGATCTCTAGAGAATGATCGATCAGATTTAGAATTTGATATAGACGGACTTGTTTATAAAGTTAATGATTTTAAATTACAAAAAAGATTAGGTTTTGTAGCAAATGCACCTAGATGGGCAATTGCACATAAATTTGCAGCTAACAGTGCTACATCTAAAATTCTTAATATTGAAATTCAAGTTGGAAGAACAGGCGCATTAACTCCAGTTGCAAAAATAAAACCTGTCAATATTGGTGGTGTAGTAGTTTCTAATGCAACACTACATAATGAGGATGAAATTAACCGAAAAGATATAAGAGTAAATGATACAGTTATTATTGAAAGAGCTGGAGACGTAATTCCTCATGTTGTTTCTGTTGATACTAGCAAAAGACCATCAACTTCTATAAATTTTGAGTTTCCAAAAAAATGTCCATCTTGTGGTTCAGAAACTGTAAAAGAATTTAATAATACTACAAAAAAAAAAGATGCAGTAAGAAGATGCACAAGTCAAGGTTTTGACTGTGAAAAAATGTCAATAGAAAAATTAAAACACTTTGTATCTAAAGAAGCTTTCAATATTGATGGATTTGGAAAAAAAATAGTAGAAGATTTTTGGAGTAAGAAAATAATTAGATATCCTCAAGACATCTTTAACTTAAATTTTAATATTATTAAAAATTTAGAGGGATGGGGAAACTTATCAGTTTCAAACTTAAAATATTCCATTGATATGAAAAGAACAATCGATCTAGACAGATTTATATTTTCACTTGGAATAAGACATATAGGGCTTGAAAATTCAAAATTAATTGCATCTCATATCAAAAAACCTCAAAAATTTTTTGAATTTTCAAAACAAAATAAGATTAATGAACTTTTAAACTTAGATGGAATAGGTCAAACTCAAATTGATTCATTGGAAATGTTTTTTAAAAATACAACTAATATAAAAATTTTAGATGAATTAAAAAAGGTACTAAAGATAAATCCTGTAAAATCTAAAATAACTAACGGCAAGTTAATTAATAAAAGTTTTTTAATTACTGGTAAATTAGTTGGTATAAGTAGGTCAGAAGCTAAGTCTTTAATTGAAAATAATTCTGGAAAAATTTTAAGTAATGTAAATAAAAAACTAGATTTTCTTATTACTGGTGAGAAACCAACTCCTAAGAAAGTAAATTTAGCAGAAGAACTGAATATCAAAATTATAACTCAAGATGAATTTAAAAAAATGTTAGATTAA
- a CDS encoding UvrD/REP helicase (PFAM: UvrD/REP helicase) — MINSDFLNNLNNAQKDAVLHLDGPLLIVAGAGSGKTKVLTSRIANIINSNKAFPNQILAVTFTNKAAKEMQFRVSKLLKTDATSLQWLGTFHSICAKILRKHASAANLNYNFTIIDTDDQLRLIKNICKAENVDTKQLSPKFILGIIDKWKNRGLYPHEVEINNKDIYEKTTLPLYKLYQQKLVELNSCDFGDLILHTVKILENNQDIREVYLRNFKYILVDEYQDTNFIQSKWLNLLVNKDENICCVGDDDQSIYSWRGAEIKNFLEFDKIYKNTKVIRLEENYRSTQNILNVASTLISNNQNRVGKTLKSTKDEGELIKLSCFKNGKEEAIGISDEIEKNLKNKFSYNNVAILVRAIFQTREFEERFLKIGLPYRIIGGTKFYERAEIKDCIAYLRIVFQDKDDLAFERIVNNPKRAIGDSTIKQIHENSKKNIVCLEKSSKQLIEMNLIKPKTKIGLSSFLSLLEKWRYELFVKKINHVKLLQIILDESGYSSMLKNKKDLENENRLENIKELLSAMKEFDNLESFLEHVSLATSIDQDWEGEKINMMTMHAAKGLEFDVIFLPGWEEGLFPHQKSIEEKGQSGLEEERRLAYVGITRAKKIANISFSMNRFYQGDWIDSLASRFVDELPNDFIEKNNFNDQDFIQEDDFEFNQDFGDEDDYRSPGWLRYQKRIK, encoded by the coding sequence ATGATAAACTCTGATTTTTTAAATAATTTAAATAATGCTCAAAAAGATGCTGTATTGCACCTTGATGGACCTTTATTGATTGTAGCTGGAGCTGGATCAGGCAAAACAAAGGTTTTAACATCCCGAATAGCAAATATAATTAACTCAAATAAAGCATTTCCTAATCAAATTCTCGCAGTGACTTTTACCAACAAAGCTGCAAAGGAAATGCAATTTAGAGTTAGTAAACTTTTAAAAACTGATGCTACAAGCCTACAGTGGCTTGGAACCTTTCATTCAATTTGTGCAAAAATTTTAAGAAAGCATGCGTCTGCAGCAAATCTAAATTATAATTTTACAATTATTGATACAGATGATCAGCTCAGATTAATCAAAAATATTTGTAAAGCTGAAAATGTTGACACCAAACAACTTTCTCCAAAGTTTATTTTGGGCATAATTGATAAATGGAAAAATAGAGGCTTGTATCCTCATGAGGTAGAAATAAATAATAAAGATATTTATGAAAAAACTACTCTTCCATTATATAAATTATATCAACAAAAATTAGTTGAATTAAATTCTTGTGATTTTGGTGATTTAATTCTTCATACAGTAAAAATATTAGAGAATAATCAGGATATAAGAGAAGTATATTTAAGAAATTTTAAATATATCTTAGTTGATGAGTATCAAGATACAAACTTTATTCAAAGCAAATGGCTTAATCTTTTAGTCAATAAAGATGAGAATATTTGTTGTGTAGGTGATGATGATCAATCAATTTATAGCTGGAGAGGTGCAGAGATCAAAAATTTTTTAGAATTTGATAAGATTTATAAAAATACAAAAGTTATAAGGTTGGAAGAAAATTATAGATCCACTCAAAATATTCTTAATGTTGCTTCTACATTAATATCCAATAATCAAAACAGAGTGGGCAAAACATTAAAATCAACTAAGGACGAAGGTGAACTAATTAAATTAAGTTGTTTTAAGAATGGAAAAGAAGAAGCAATTGGAATATCAGATGAAATAGAAAAGAATCTAAAAAATAAATTTTCTTATAATAATGTTGCGATTTTGGTTAGGGCAATATTTCAAACAAGAGAGTTTGAAGAGAGATTTTTGAAAATTGGATTACCCTATAGAATTATAGGTGGAACTAAATTTTATGAAAGAGCTGAAATAAAAGACTGTATTGCATATTTAAGAATTGTTTTTCAAGATAAAGATGATTTAGCTTTTGAAAGAATTGTTAATAATCCTAAAAGAGCAATTGGGGATAGCACAATTAAACAAATTCACGAAAATTCAAAGAAAAATATTGTCTGTTTAGAGAAATCATCAAAACAGTTAATTGAAATGAATTTAATCAAGCCAAAAACTAAGATTGGACTAAGCTCTTTTTTGTCATTACTTGAAAAATGGAGATATGAATTATTTGTAAAAAAAATAAATCATGTAAAACTTTTGCAAATTATATTGGATGAGTCTGGATACTCATCAATGCTCAAAAATAAAAAAGATTTAGAAAATGAAAATAGATTAGAAAATATTAAAGAGCTTTTAAGTGCCATGAAAGAATTTGATAATCTTGAGAGTTTTTTAGAACATGTATCTTTAGCAACCTCAATTGATCAAGATTGGGAAGGAGAAAAAATAAATATGATGACAATGCATGCTGCTAAAGGACTTGAATTTGATGTCATTTTTCTTCCTGGCTGGGAAGAAGGACTTTTTCCTCATCAAAAATCAATAGAAGAAAAGGGACAAAGTGGGTTGGAGGAAGAAAGACGTTTAGCATACGTTGGAATTACAAGAGCAAAAAAAATAGCGAATATTTCATTTTCAATGAATAGATTTTATCAAGGAGATTGGATAGACAGTTTAGCATCTAGATTTGTAGATGAGTTACCTAACGATTTTATCGAAAAAAATAATTTCAATGATCAAGATTTTATACAAGAAGATGACTTTGAATTTAATCAAGATTTTGGTGACGAAGATGATTATAGAAGTCCAGGCTGGTTAAGATATCAAAAAAGAATTAAATGA
- a CDS encoding Metallopeptidase family M24 (PFAM: Metallopeptidase family M24), which produces MDPKIFTKKTVDRLFSKKIKIREIEENLVDKIIRKKVKKNSEFFSLSKKIAGETRNSKINRVTEYLWKVRADYLFITAPENVAWLLNIRGNDNPNSPIPNCHLIITKEKEIFLFTSRDKINKILKNNTIKKKQFAQLDKIKSYLNKFNKGNFIIDPNSCSLFYENLIKRKFKILKKNDPIYALKAIKNKSEIKHMVHAHYEDGLALTKFIYWIKHNKKKINEIDAEKKLESFRKKSKNYLYPSFNTIAGSGKNGAIVHYRANPKNCRWLYKNEIFLFDSGGQYKFGTTDVTRTICFKKQNSKINDIFTRVLKGHIAVYQSNLNKHNNGKKIDVRARKYLKEIGLDYAHGTGHGVGFFLNVHEGPQSISKYNRVNLEEGMIVSNEPGFYKENNFGIRIENLVYIKKEKNNLKFENLTYAPIDIDLINFKLLTKTEKNYLFKYHLEIYSKYSKHLNYKEKKWLASLI; this is translated from the coding sequence TTGGATCCAAAAATTTTCACCAAAAAAACAGTTGATCGACTATTTTCAAAAAAAATAAAAATTAGAGAGATTGAGGAAAATTTAGTTGACAAAATAATTAGAAAAAAAGTTAAGAAAAATAGTGAATTCTTTAGTTTATCAAAAAAAATTGCTGGCGAGACCAGAAATTCAAAAATTAATAGAGTTACTGAATATCTTTGGAAAGTTAGAGCTGATTACCTTTTTATAACAGCTCCTGAAAATGTTGCTTGGCTTTTAAATATCAGGGGTAATGATAATCCAAACTCTCCAATTCCTAATTGTCATCTTATAATTACAAAGGAAAAGGAAATATTTCTTTTCACAAGTAGGGATAAAATAAATAAAATTTTAAAAAATAATACAATTAAAAAAAAACAGTTTGCTCAATTAGATAAAATCAAATCATACTTAAACAAATTTAATAAAGGTAATTTTATAATAGATCCTAATTCATGCTCTCTGTTTTATGAAAATTTAATTAAAAGAAAATTTAAAATTCTTAAAAAGAATGATCCCATTTATGCACTTAAAGCGATCAAAAATAAATCAGAAATCAAACATATGGTTCATGCTCATTATGAAGATGGTTTAGCTTTAACAAAATTTATTTATTGGATTAAACATAATAAAAAAAAAATCAATGAAATCGATGCTGAGAAAAAATTAGAAAGTTTTAGAAAAAAAAGTAAAAATTATCTTTACCCAAGTTTTAATACCATTGCTGGATCTGGTAAAAATGGAGCGATAGTTCATTATAGAGCAAATCCTAAAAATTGCAGGTGGTTATATAAAAATGAAATTTTTCTTTTTGACTCAGGTGGTCAGTATAAATTTGGTACCACTGATGTAACTAGAACAATATGCTTTAAAAAACAAAATTCAAAAATAAATGATATTTTTACCAGAGTTTTAAAAGGTCATATTGCTGTTTACCAAAGTAATTTAAATAAACACAATAATGGAAAAAAGATTGATGTAAGAGCACGAAAATATTTAAAGGAAATTGGACTTGATTATGCGCATGGTACTGGACACGGGGTAGGTTTCTTTTTAAATGTACATGAGGGGCCGCAATCAATTTCTAAATATAATAGAGTTAATCTGGAAGAGGGAATGATTGTTAGTAATGAACCAGGTTTTTATAAAGAGAATAACTTTGGGATTAGAATTGAAAACTTAGTTTACATAAAAAAAGAAAAAAACAATTTAAAGTTTGAAAACCTAACTTATGCACCAATCGATATTGATCTAATTAACTTTAAATTACTCACCAAAACTGAGAAAAATTATTTATTTAAATATCACTTAGAAATATACTCAAAATATTCAAAACATCTAAATTATAAAGAAAAAAAATGGTTAGCAAGTTTAATCTAA